The following coding sequences are from one Anopheles bellator chromosome X, idAnoBellAS_SP24_06.2, whole genome shotgun sequence window:
- the LOC131214057 gene encoding mitochondrial-processing peptidase subunit beta, with product MASLLKLSAGLRAYAARSQQVLLRRNKVTNAGQFRAALLNVPPTEVTTLDSGLRVASSDCGSQTATVGLWIDAGSRYEDNSNNGVAHFLEHMAFKGTAKRSQTDLELEVENMGAHLNAYTSREQTVFYAKCLSKDVSNAVEILSDIIQHSKLGEAEIERERGVILREMQEVESNLQEVVFDHLHATAYQGTPLGNTILGPTKNIQTIGKADLQSYISEHYKAPRIVLAAAGGVSHAELVKLAQQHLGKVSAVVDGTKALTPCRFTGSEVRVRDDSLPLAHIAIAVEGCGWPDQDNVPLMVANTLIGAWDRSQAGGANNASKLAVAAATDNLCHSFQSFNTCYKDTGLWGIYFVCDPLMCEDMVFNVQNEWMRLCTMVTEGEIERAKNLLKTNMLLQLDGTTPICEDIGRQMLCYNRRIPLHELEQRIDNVTAQNVRDVAMKYIFDRCPAIAAVGPVENLPDYVRIRSSMYWVRA from the exons ATGGCCTCGTTGCTGAAGCTTTCGGCCGGCCTCCGGGCGTATGCTGCACGTAGTCAGCAGGTGCTGCTAAGG CGTAACAAGGTGACGAACGCCGGCCAGTTTCGGGCCGCCCTGCTTAACGTTCCGCCGACCGAGGTGACCACGCTCGACAGTGGTCTGCGGGTGGCGAGCTCAGACTGCGGTTCGCAAACGGCGACCGTTGGGCTGTGGATCGATGCCGGATCGCGCTACGAggacaacagcaacaatggGGTGGCTCACTTCCTGGAGCACATGGCCTTCAAAGGAACGGCGAAGCGCTCACAGACCGATCTCGAGCTGGAGGTAGAAAACATGGGTGCGCACCTGAACGCATACACGTCCCGCGAGCAGACCGTGTTTTACGCCAAGTGCCTTTCGAAGGACGTCTCGAATGCGGTGGAGATCCTGTCCGACATCATCCAGCATTCGAAGCTCGGCGAGGCGGAGATCGAGCGCGAGCGAGGTGTGATACTGCGCGAAATGCAGGAGGTTGAAAGCAACCTCCAGGAGGTGGTGTTCGATCATCTGCACGCTACCGCCTACCAGGGTACCCCGCTCGGCAACACCATTCTCGGTCCGACCAAGAACATCCAGACGATCGGTAAAGCCGACTTGCAGAGCTACATCAGCGAGCACTACAAGGCGCCCCGCATTGTACTGGCCGCAGCCGGTGGAGTGAGCCATGCCGAACTGGTGAAGTTGGCCCAGCAACATCTCGGGAAAGTAAGTGCGGTGGTCGATGGCACGAAGGCGCTTACTCCGTGTCGCTTCACCGGCTCGGAAGTACGCGTCCGCGACGACTCACTTCCACTGGCACACATAGCCATTGCCGTCGAGGGGTGCGGCTGGCCAGACCAGGACAACGTGCCGCTGATGGTCGCAAACACACTGATCGGTGCATGGGACCGATCGCAGGCCGGTGGCGCTAATAACGCATCCAAGCTAGCagtggcggccgccaccgacaacTTGTGCCATAGTTTCCAGTCGTTCAACACCTGCTACAAAGACACTGGCCTGTGGGGTATCTACTTCGTGTGCGACCCACTGATGTGCGAAGACATGGTATTTAACGTGCAGAACGAATGGATGCGCCTCTGCACGATGGTGACCGAGGGTGAGATTGAGCGTGCCAAGAACTTGCTGAAGACCAACATGCTGCTTCAGCTCGACGGCACTACTCCTATCTGCGAGGATATCGGCCGCCAAATGCTGTGCTATAATCGTCGCATTCCGCTGCACGAGTTGGAGCAGAGAATCGAT AACGTGACTGCTCAAAATGTGCGCGATGTGGCTATGAAGTACATTTTCGACCGTTGCCCTGCCATCGCTGCCGTCGGACCGGTAGAGAACTTGCCCGACTATGTCCGCATCCGCTCGTCCATGTACTGGGTCCGCGCGTAA